The following are encoded together in the Notolabrus celidotus isolate fNotCel1 chromosome 9, fNotCel1.pri, whole genome shotgun sequence genome:
- the LOC117819124 gene encoding izumo sperm-egg fusion protein 1 isoform X2 encodes MLLVLVSLLCCVCSAEACLQCDRKIRLLHEDFALSAPTVDDQIELKKICDHAYVTYRETSRQRKGVIDPTTLYRARTEYQIEFDRFLKTQQTESVTFEAIMIMEKGRKILEKHLDIFIRDGLCPNKCGLLRRRIMDCFSCRYKMYICPSPSGQQDCGEYPVQAEEGGQAVLNCLLPWHRLLLDRSEYHYSWASGVPGTKKLNESDFSTLVVTDDSTVILNQLHVNEQGTYCCSLQGQNGIIFYRVTFLLTVTPLSVQTHRPVLTLPTLPHGDNYSPFLPTDDLLVPIIAMVTALSLAASVGLTVVLGLMIKQRKATKKP; translated from the exons ATGCTGCTGGTATTGGTGTCCCTGCTCTGCTGTGTCTGCTCAGCAGAGGCCTGTCTGCAGTGTGACCGCAAGATCAGACTCCTCCATGAGGACTTTGCCCTGTCTGCGCCCACTGTGGATGACCAAATAGAGCTGAAAAAGATTTGTGACCATGCCTATGTGACCTACAGAGAGACCAGCAGGCAACGGAAGGGAGTCATTG ATCCTACCACCCTGTATAGAGCCAGAACTGAGTACCAGATTGAGTTTGACCGCTTTTTGAAGACCCAGCAGACGg AATCTGTGACATTTGAAGCCATTATGATCATGGAGAAGGGCAGGAAGATCCTGGAGAAACACTTGGACATATTCATCCGTGATG gaTTGTGCCCTAACAAGTGTG GGCTTTTGAGACGAAGAATAATGGATTGCTTCTCATGCCGCTACAAGATGTACATCTGTCCTTCTCCCTCTGGTCAGCAGGATTGCGGgg AGTACCCAGTGCAGGCTGAGGAGGGAGGCCAGGCTGTGTTGAACTGTCTCTTGCCATGGCATCGTCTTCTGCTTGACAGATCAGAGTATCACTACTCATGGGCTTCTGGTGTGCCAGGAACTAAAAAG ctgaaTGAGAGTGACTTCAGCACCTTGGTGGTGACAGATGACTCAACTGTGATCTTAAATCAGCTGCATGTGAATGAACAAGGAACATATTGCTGCTCTCTGCAAGGCCAAAATGGGATAATCTTCTACAGAGTCACTTTCCTACTCACTG TTACCCCGTTGTCTGTCCAGACTCATCGACCTGTCCTCACTTTGCCTACCCTGCCTCATGGAGACAACTACTCACCTTTCCTACCTACTGATGACCTACTGGTGCCAATCATTGCTATGGTTACTGCTCTGAGTCTGGCAGCGAGCGTAGGCCTCACAGTTGTCCTGGG ACTGATGATAAAGCAGAGGAAAGCCACGAAGAAGCCATGA
- the LOC117819124 gene encoding izumo sperm-egg fusion protein 1 isoform X1: protein MLLVLVSLLCCVCSAEACLQCDRKIRLLHEDFALSAPTVDDQIELKKICDHAYVTYRETSRQRKGVIDPTTLYRARTEYQIEFDRFLKTQQTESVTFEAIMIMEKGRKILEKHLDIFIRDGLCPNKCGLLRRRIMDCFSCRYKMYICPSPSGQQDCGEYPVQAEEGGQAVLNCLLPWHRLLLDRSEYHYSWASGVPGTKKVPLPSLVPSLLNESDFSTLVVTDDSTVILNQLHVNEQGTYCCSLQGQNGIIFYRVTFLLTVTPLSVQTHRPVLTLPTLPHGDNYSPFLPTDDLLVPIIAMVTALSLAASVGLTVVLGLMIKQRKATKKP from the exons ATGCTGCTGGTATTGGTGTCCCTGCTCTGCTGTGTCTGCTCAGCAGAGGCCTGTCTGCAGTGTGACCGCAAGATCAGACTCCTCCATGAGGACTTTGCCCTGTCTGCGCCCACTGTGGATGACCAAATAGAGCTGAAAAAGATTTGTGACCATGCCTATGTGACCTACAGAGAGACCAGCAGGCAACGGAAGGGAGTCATTG ATCCTACCACCCTGTATAGAGCCAGAACTGAGTACCAGATTGAGTTTGACCGCTTTTTGAAGACCCAGCAGACGg AATCTGTGACATTTGAAGCCATTATGATCATGGAGAAGGGCAGGAAGATCCTGGAGAAACACTTGGACATATTCATCCGTGATG gaTTGTGCCCTAACAAGTGTG GGCTTTTGAGACGAAGAATAATGGATTGCTTCTCATGCCGCTACAAGATGTACATCTGTCCTTCTCCCTCTGGTCAGCAGGATTGCGGgg AGTACCCAGTGCAGGCTGAGGAGGGAGGCCAGGCTGTGTTGAACTGTCTCTTGCCATGGCATCGTCTTCTGCTTGACAGATCAGAGTATCACTACTCATGGGCTTCTGGTGTGCCAGGAACTAAAAAGGTCCCTCTGCCTTCACTTGTTCCCTCtttg ctgaaTGAGAGTGACTTCAGCACCTTGGTGGTGACAGATGACTCAACTGTGATCTTAAATCAGCTGCATGTGAATGAACAAGGAACATATTGCTGCTCTCTGCAAGGCCAAAATGGGATAATCTTCTACAGAGTCACTTTCCTACTCACTG TTACCCCGTTGTCTGTCCAGACTCATCGACCTGTCCTCACTTTGCCTACCCTGCCTCATGGAGACAACTACTCACCTTTCCTACCTACTGATGACCTACTGGTGCCAATCATTGCTATGGTTACTGCTCTGAGTCTGGCAGCGAGCGTAGGCCTCACAGTTGTCCTGGG ACTGATGATAAAGCAGAGGAAAGCCACGAAGAAGCCATGA